GTATGATTTTGAAGACATGTTTTCAAGCTGATATGTACTTTGTCTCCTTTTTCCAGATGAAATATCAGGTAATGCACCTCCAAACTCGGGCAGCATTCCGATCAACTGGTATAGGCAAGAGCCGTGAAGGGGCTTGGATATGACCATATCAGTAGGGGGGAGCTTGTCCTCGTACAGGCCTTTTGAGTGGACATTGTGAGCGCCTGGTTTATCTATCCAAACAATCCTGCAACAAGTATTGTGAAGGTCTCTTCTAAACTCAGCCACAGCCTTACTTAGTTCTCGAAAGGGACCTGCATTGatatcaattacaattaatatgaaatttgggACACCTTTCAGATTAGTCCTCCTGTAAGGAGTTGGTATTGGATCCGTCCCATCAAAAGTACTCAACGGGATGCCCTTTGCTCTCGTGCTGGGGCTAAAGACTCGATCACTCCTCGAACTTGTTTCAGATCTACTTGAAGCGCTATGGTAGAAATTATTCAACTTCTGTTTGATATTCTTTAGGGTCCGAGGAAGTTGCTCCCATTCTTTCACAGTCGACACTTTTATTCCTAGCCTCTCCATGAATTTCTGTGAAATTCTCTGTCGAATTTCGCTTTGAATAAAGAGTACAACACGAGATTCCTCCCTCTTAGGGGTGCAGGTGCATGTGCTGGGCCCTGAATGTTGTTGGATCAAATCACCAGATACAGAACCATAATTTGACTCGATATCTTCTTCTCTTGCATCACCACTTGGTTCAGTCTCACATGTAGTGAGGAAGATGTTAAACCTGAAGCAGGTCCCCTTTTCACCAATTTCCTTGTCCACAATTCCTATTTCGCCACCCATTAGACGTACCTGGCATCAAGTAACAACTAAATTAGAAACCCGCCCTTGTATCAAGCAACgactaaataaaaaaactgaacTTTATGTGAGGAAGTAAATCAATGGTAAGCCTACAAGTTCTATGGTTTTCATATTAGGAACGGTTTGGAGCAGTTTCAATTTGTTAGTTGAAAGTAAACGATTGGCCCCCTTTAGTTATTATAACAAAGGAAGGATTAAGAGTAAAGATGTCTTGACTTTGTCGTGAGATTTACATACCAGAGATTGAACAATACCAAGGCCTAGGCCAGTGCCTTCTTGGGAAGGAGCAGTCTTTCTGACCTGAACATAGTTTTCAAACACAGCATTTTGCTTCTCTTTCGGAATTCCTAGTCCTGTATCATCCACCTCGAAAACAACTTCCACGCAGTTCAAATTTTCATGGATGCTCTTCATAGATTCGAAGCCACTGTATGCATCATCATTCTTGGGAAATAAGCATGAAATGCAATGCAAAGAGCTGTTGGGGCTGGAAGAGAATATTGTATTGCTCGGGCTTGGCGTCCTAGCCCAAGCTCGAACAGCTACATGTCCCTCAGAAGTAAATTTGACCGCATTGCTTAGTAAGTTGGACAATATTTGTTTAAGTTTAGTCCGATCACCTTTGACCTTTTTCGAGACAGAACCATCACAAGGATCCAACACCACATCTACCCCCTTTTTCATCCCAACAGGATGGTACAGATCAACTACATCTTCTAGCAGTTGAGCCAAATCAAACTCCTCTTCCTCAAGCTGCATTTTGCCAGCTTCAATTTTACTTGCATCCATAATAGAATTCAAAATACCTGCATAATACTTTTCCTTATTTGTTAGAGCCTTTTGAATATGGACAAaatttttccaatttaaatTTCTATGGGATATTAATTTTCTTGTGCACATATGATCTTGAGTACTTAGAATGGTTGTTATGAAGATTGATGGAGAAAATGGTAGGGAAATTTACCCAGAAGATCTTTTGTACAACTCCCTACTTGCGTCAAGTTTGTGTCCAACTCTGATCCGGGAGGGACTTCATCGTGACACATCTCTACCAAACCAGTGATCCCTGCAAGCAAAGCACGGATATCGTGGCTTGCAGTTGCGAAGGCGAGGCTCTTGTTCAAACTCTTCTTCTCAGCCTGTTGAGTCGCTTCCATTTGTTTTATGAGTCTAACGCGCAAGCGTATCTCGTTTTGGGCCGCTCCAACAATGAAGTACACAAATGCACAAATTAAGACGGCCATGCTAAAACCCATCAGTAGTAGAAGCACATAGGCATACACCATAGTGCTGTGAACATGGCCCTCTACTTCCCTCTGTGGTAAAGCCAATACATACGCCTGAAACCATACCAGAATTCAAACCATTATTCTGTTAGAGCTTGATTTCTTGAGATCATGGGTTGATTTCTGGAAACCTATAGATCTTTCGCTTGATTAGCATGATTTCTGGTGTAAATTGGCATATCCATAGGGATTCATTAAATTAGTTTTGGAAACTTTTTTCTGTATAAATATAAGAATGTTTAATGTTCACATTGCTGAAATATACACCTGTTCTTGTTCTCTGCTTCCAGTTTCAATCATATTCCTGCATGGAAATTTTTAAGTTGTTATCTTCCTGGATCAATGGGGGGGATTTAGAATGATAACGGAAGACacgtaaataaataataaaatcttcCTTCGAGGGTAACAGTGGAGCCACAGAGTGTAGAGCATTCGTTGATAAGTTACTCTTTCCTTTTTAATATTTGCTCTATAATTAAGTCCTGTCATCAGCTTAATTTTCATATTGAGCATGAAATATACATAGCAACTACATTACATACAGAAGCACATTTTAGTTGTTTATATAATGAAAGCGTTTGGTGCTTACCAATTTAACTCCGAGGATATCCAATGGTGAGCAGTAAATCATGTAATTGCTTTCCCCAATGTTCAACACGGATCCTTCCAGTTTGCTGTTATTAGCCTCGCACGTAACATTGCCAACATGACCTTTCTGAGTTCCATTGGCATTGAGAAATTCAAATGAAACCGAATGGCTGGCAATTCCTGCAGCTAGTACTCTTCCATCTTTTGTAGCCAAATACAAGTTTCCACCATGGATTTCAATGCTAGAGAAAAAATGAGTCAATGACTCCAATGAAAACCCTAGAGAGATAGCTCCTTTTCCATCCAAACCAACCGTGTTGAAGAACAGAAGATCTTGAGTGAACCCAGTTCCTAATGAAGCATGACCATCTGTACTATTCAAGGCTTCTTCCAACAAGCTAGTTGAATTCATTGTAAATAGAGAACGGAAGCTAGTAGCTTCTCCATATAGCTTTCCATTGTTGCGATTTACTGGTCGAGTATACCAGCCGCTAAAACTTGTGAGACTCGCATTAGCAACCCGTGACGAATTGGAATACACTGCTGAAGTTTGATTGCCACTGATGTAGTACGAGAAGAACAAACCATTTGATCCAATATAAGCAACCTGTGACAAGTGTGGAACTGTTGATAGTGCTTGAAACAATCCAGGCGCCAcctgcatgtatgtatatatacatttagATGGAACATTTACTGGCATTAATTAGCTTCGTCATGTTTTGCCTTTTCAAATTCATAGAATGAAAAGAGACGGATACAAACACTAGTTTCAATTGTGGAGAATGAAATTGAAAGGTTCCCTCCGTCCAGCGATGAGTTCAAAATTCTTGCTAAATTTGCTGCCGATGAATTGGCAGGAGATAACAAGTGTGTTGTTCTTTCAATTTCTGATACCACTTGATGGTTGAAATCTTGGGAAATCAACTGCGCTTCTTTCTCAGTTGTCTTGACATTGGTATAAAAAGATGGGGCTAGCAGACCTGGAACCAGCAGAACTAGGACTACCTGCACGGTGCAATTAATCAAAGAACTTTTCTAAGCCTAAATAGCCATGAATCCAAAATACTTGGTTTTTCATCAACATCTCAATCTGCACTTCAAAAAACTTGTGTTTTCGTGAGTTTATTCAACCATACTTAAAAGGAGAGCAATGGTTGGATATTTCATtatcataattaaaaaatcaaaaacaagaTAATTGACAACCACGATGTGTTATTCAAAACTCAAATACGAAGTTGAGCCCTACAAAATTACCAGGAGGAAGAAGCAGCAAGCATACTTGAACGCCAATGAACTGCACGCCATGAAACTTGTTTGATTATTGTCAATGGAATACCGTCTAATATTACTTTCTGAACTTTGATAAaaattaagtcataaaatattagtatttCACGGATGAAAAGTAAATCATCAAATAAATCATAtcaatagaataaattaattacacatcAAATCTTTTTCATTGTGAGGGaattatatttttccttattagaatataattgcattttaatgacattatttaattgataaatctatgtattaagtcacttaTCTTTGACTTGAATTAATACATTTAATGCATGAATTTAGTTCTAAACATGCACGATACTGCAATTAATAATGTGTGTATAGTTAAACAAACTCGTTTATAATGATTTAGGGTTTAATTAGATGGATGACCGGAACTCAATAAAGATGAATCAAAAGAAACCAACGATGATTGTAATAGGAAATTAATAACGGTTTAGAATGAAATGAAGATGcaatttaagtaattttaacaAGCATTTTCTTGGCTTCCAAACAACAAAACTAAGCAACaatattgacaaaaaaaaaataaaaaaataaagttcaaCTAATCTGAATTTGTTTTCAACTTTATTATGAAATATCTTTGAATTTATCACAGTTGATACTCGTGCAATATTTAAGAATCCACACTTAACAACTATAAACATAAAATgctaaacaagaaaaaaaaagagctaCAAAACGACTTTCTTCTACTATTGAGATGATAAAAgtgaagataaatttttaaatattaaaaagctcTTGCAActaaaatttaggaaatatttaatctttatacttgtctttctctttctttattcatattcaaataaataaaattcttatctcttatctcttatataatattttgtaatttgattttgtaTCAGGAAGGAAGTGAAAATCAATTGTGTACAATGAATGATTA
This genomic stretch from Diospyros lotus cultivar Yz01 chromosome 1, ASM1463336v1, whole genome shotgun sequence harbors:
- the LOC127790935 gene encoding histidine kinase CKI1-like; amino-acid sequence: MACSSLAFKYACCFFLLVVLVLLVPGLLAPSFYTNVKTTEKEAQLISQDFNHQVVSEIERTTHLLSPANSSAANLARILNSSLDGGNLSISFSTIETSVAPGLFQALSTVPHLSQVAYIGSNGLFFSYYISGNQTSAVYSNSSRVANASLTSFSGWYTRPVNRNNGKLYGEATSFRSLFTMNSTSLLEEALNSTDGHASLGTGFTQDLLFFNTVGLDGKGAISLGFSLESLTHFFSSIEIHGGNLYLATKDGRVLAAGIASHSVSFEFLNANGTQKGHVGNVTCEANNSKLEGSVLNIGESNYMIYCSPLDILGVKLEYD
- the LOC127797940 gene encoding histidine kinase CKI1-like, producing the protein MVYAYVLLLLMGFSMAVLICAFVYFIVGAAQNEIRLRVRLIKQMEATQQAEKKSLNKSLAFATASHDIRALLAGITGLVEMCHDEVPPGSELDTNLTQVGSCTKDLLGILNSIMDASKIEAGKMQLEEEEFDLAQLLEDVVDLYHPVGMKKGVDVVLDPCDGSVSKKVKGDRTKLKQILSNLLSNAVKFTSEGHVAVRAWARTPSPSNTIFSSSPNSSLHCISCLFPKNDDAYSGFESMKSIHENLNCVEVVFEVDDTGLGIPKEKQNAVFENYVQVRKTAPSQEGTGLGLGIVQSLVRLMGGEIGIVDKEIGEKGTCFRFNIFLTTCETEPSGDAREEDIESNYGSVSGDLIQQHSGPSTCTCTPKREESRVVLFIQSEIRQRISQKFMERLGIKVSTVKEWEQLPRTLKNIKQKLNNFYHSASSRSETSSRSDRVFSPSTRAKGIPLSTFDGTDPIPTPYRRTNLKGVPNFILIVIDINAGPFRELSKAVAEFRRDLHNTCCRIVWIDKPGAHNVHSKGLYEDKLPPTDMVISKPLHGSCLYQLIGMLPEFGGALPDISSGKRRQSTYQLENMSSKSYHSTSQAHWGTKSRNSIAAQFHIQQGETQEHGSPSREKPASWKEALVSYPNLGVQAGRIQEHGSTSSENLLNGMRFLVAEDDGVTRKVTKYRVSLLGAHVDLCENGKEAIELVCKGLRGHRKDGATTASLPYDCILMDCEMPVVDGFEATRRIREEEKYYGVHIPIIALTAHTTLEVEETKRIRQAGMDFQLAKPLDQGQLMEAIVYINNSKLAIN